From a single Andrena cerasifolii isolate SP2316 chromosome 8, iyAndCera1_principal, whole genome shotgun sequence genomic region:
- the Spin gene encoding lysolipid transporter protein spinster isoform X1: protein MAGEGITPNILTYDYHMVNAENAQNTSRERRIKGTMPTNLRSISRSDWTTVGVLCFVNLINYMDRFTIAGILTDIKDEFGIGNDKSGLLQTAFILTYMVFAPLFGYLGDRYNRMLIMTGGVFLWGLTTFIGSYMKSYGWFLLFRAFVGIGEASYSTVAPTIISDLFVKDVRSKMLALFYFAIPVGSGLGYITGAKTAIAAGDWRWGLRVTPMLGVVAIIFLLTFIRDPIRGEREGGAHLTSTAWSTDLKALLKNPSFMLSTIGFTCVAFVTGALAWWAPTFLQLGFSLHPNGNKVNREDVAYTFGLIGMTSGLIGVPLGSFMAQRLRVRWPQADPLICAIGLLISVPLLFFACITVNTNSVLCYTLIFFGQLSLNLNWSIVADILMYVVIPTRRSTAAAFQILIAHAFGDAGSPYLIGLISEGLKTALRTEQSLNVQVKVPQEAEDTLVEFRSLQYALFLTMFVEVIGSLFFFFTALHIQKDKALVDLRIAGGTISDSVCICADEVENESQDNVHKP, encoded by the exons ATGGCTGGTGAGGGCATTACTCCAAATATATTAACGTATGATTATCACATGGTAAACGCGGAGAATGCTCAAAACACATCCAGAGAAAGACGAATAAAAGGAACAATGCCGACGAATCTTAGGTCGATTAGTAGGAGTGACTGGACCACAGTCGGAGTGCTATGCTTCGTTAATCTTATTAATTACATGGACCGTTTCACGATCGCTG GAATCTTGACGGACATAAAAGATGAGTTCGGAATTGGGAACGACAAGTCCGGGCTACTGCAGACTGCATTTATTTTAACTTATATGGTGTTCGCACCATTGTTTGGGTATTTGGGGGATCGTTATAACAGGATGCTTATAATGACTGGTGGCGTGTTCTTATGGGGTTTGACCACGTTTATTGGCTCCTATATGAAG TCGTACGGATGGTTTCTCTTATTTAGAGCTTTTGTTGGAATAGGTGAAGCTAGTTATTCCACAGTTGCTCCGACAATAATAAGTGACTTATTCGTTAAAGATGTGAGATCTAAAATGCTCGCATTATTCTACTTTGCGATACCAGTGGGAAG CGGCTTAGGATACATAACAGGGGCTAAAACAGCGATAGCCGCCGGCGATTGGCGATGGGGTCTACGCGTCACCCCTATGTTAGGCGTAGtagcaattatttttttacttacgtttatAAGAGACCCTATTAGAGGAGAGAGGGAAGGCGGAGCTCACTTGACGAGCACTGCGTGGTCAACCGACTTGAAAGCCTTATTAAAGAA TCCAAGCTTTATGCTTTCTACCATTGGATTCACATGCGTGGCGTTTGTTACTGGCGCGCTGGCTTGGTGGGCTCCAACATTTTTGCAACTAGGATTCTCATTACATCCAAACGGGAACAAAGTGAATCGAGAGGA TGTTGCGTACACGTTTGGATTAATCGGAATGACATCCGGGCTAATAGGTGTACCATTAGGTTCATTCATGGCCCAGAGATTGAGAGTACGGTGGCCGCAGGCTGATCCTCTGATATGCGCCATAGGACTTTTGATTAGTGTGCCGTTATTGTTCTTTGCATGTATAACTGTCAATACAAACTCTGTTTTATGTTACACGTTAATATTCTTCGGGCAGTTATCGTTGAATTTAAATTGGTCTATCGTGGCAGACATACTGATG TACGTAGTGATACCTACAAGGAGGTCTACCGCTGCAGCTTTCCAGATACTTATCGCACATGCTTTCGGAGACGCGGGAAGTCCTTATCTCATTGGTTTG ATATCAGAGGGGCTGAAAACGGCTCTTCGTACAGAGCAGAGCTTAAACGTCCAGGTGAAAGTCCCTCAAGAAGCTGAAGACACGCTCGTCGAATTTCGCAGCCTGCAGTACGCGTTGTTCCTCACGATGTTCGTGGAAGTCATTGGGAGcctgttcttcttcttcaccGCGCTGCACATACAGAAGGATAAAGCGTTAGTCGATCTTAGGATCGCAG GTGGGACCATATCGGATTCAGTGTGCATATGTGCTGATGAAGTTGAAAACGAGTCGCAAGATAATGTGCACAAACCATGA
- the Spin gene encoding lysolipid transporter protein spinster isoform X2, translated as MAGEGITPNILTYDYHMVNAENAQNTSRERRIKGTMPTNLRSISRSDWTTVGVLCFVNLINYMDRFTIAGILTDIKDEFGIGNDKSGLLQTAFILTYMVFAPLFGYLGDRYNRMLIMTGGVFLWGLTTFIGSYMKSYGWFLLFRAFVGIGEASYSTVAPTIISDLFVKDVRSKMLALFYFAIPVGSGLGYITGAKTAIAAGDWRWGLRVTPMLGVVAIIFLLTFIRDPIRGEREGGAHLTSTAWSTDLKALLKNPSFMLSTIGFTCVAFVTGALAWWAPTFLQLGFSLHPNGNKVNREDVAYTFGLIGMTSGLIGVPLGSFMAQRLRVRWPQADPLICAIGLLISVPLLFFACITVNTNSVLCYTLIFFGQLSLNLNWSIVADILMYVVIPTRRSTAAAFQILIAHAFGDAGSPYLIGLISEGLKTALRTEQSLNVQVKVPQEAEDTLVEFRSLQYALFLTMFVEVIGSLFFFFTALHIQKDKALVDLRIADKYLDTKNNGQAESTHL; from the exons ATGGCTGGTGAGGGCATTACTCCAAATATATTAACGTATGATTATCACATGGTAAACGCGGAGAATGCTCAAAACACATCCAGAGAAAGACGAATAAAAGGAACAATGCCGACGAATCTTAGGTCGATTAGTAGGAGTGACTGGACCACAGTCGGAGTGCTATGCTTCGTTAATCTTATTAATTACATGGACCGTTTCACGATCGCTG GAATCTTGACGGACATAAAAGATGAGTTCGGAATTGGGAACGACAAGTCCGGGCTACTGCAGACTGCATTTATTTTAACTTATATGGTGTTCGCACCATTGTTTGGGTATTTGGGGGATCGTTATAACAGGATGCTTATAATGACTGGTGGCGTGTTCTTATGGGGTTTGACCACGTTTATTGGCTCCTATATGAAG TCGTACGGATGGTTTCTCTTATTTAGAGCTTTTGTTGGAATAGGTGAAGCTAGTTATTCCACAGTTGCTCCGACAATAATAAGTGACTTATTCGTTAAAGATGTGAGATCTAAAATGCTCGCATTATTCTACTTTGCGATACCAGTGGGAAG CGGCTTAGGATACATAACAGGGGCTAAAACAGCGATAGCCGCCGGCGATTGGCGATGGGGTCTACGCGTCACCCCTATGTTAGGCGTAGtagcaattatttttttacttacgtttatAAGAGACCCTATTAGAGGAGAGAGGGAAGGCGGAGCTCACTTGACGAGCACTGCGTGGTCAACCGACTTGAAAGCCTTATTAAAGAA TCCAAGCTTTATGCTTTCTACCATTGGATTCACATGCGTGGCGTTTGTTACTGGCGCGCTGGCTTGGTGGGCTCCAACATTTTTGCAACTAGGATTCTCATTACATCCAAACGGGAACAAAGTGAATCGAGAGGA TGTTGCGTACACGTTTGGATTAATCGGAATGACATCCGGGCTAATAGGTGTACCATTAGGTTCATTCATGGCCCAGAGATTGAGAGTACGGTGGCCGCAGGCTGATCCTCTGATATGCGCCATAGGACTTTTGATTAGTGTGCCGTTATTGTTCTTTGCATGTATAACTGTCAATACAAACTCTGTTTTATGTTACACGTTAATATTCTTCGGGCAGTTATCGTTGAATTTAAATTGGTCTATCGTGGCAGACATACTGATG TACGTAGTGATACCTACAAGGAGGTCTACCGCTGCAGCTTTCCAGATACTTATCGCACATGCTTTCGGAGACGCGGGAAGTCCTTATCTCATTGGTTTG ATATCAGAGGGGCTGAAAACGGCTCTTCGTACAGAGCAGAGCTTAAACGTCCAGGTGAAAGTCCCTCAAGAAGCTGAAGACACGCTCGTCGAATTTCGCAGCCTGCAGTACGCGTTGTTCCTCACGATGTTCGTGGAAGTCATTGGGAGcctgttcttcttcttcaccGCGCTGCACATACAGAAGGATAAAGCGTTAGTCGATCTTAGGATCGCAG ACAAATATCTAGATACTAAGAATAATGGGCAAGCTGAATCAACGCATTTATAA
- the Spin gene encoding lysolipid transporter protein spinster isoform X3 gives MAGEGITPNILTYDYHMVNAENAQNTSRERRIKGTMPTNLRSISRSDWTTVGVLCFVNLINYMDRFTIAGILTDIKDEFGIGNDKSGLLQTAFILTYMVFAPLFGYLGDRYNRMLIMTGGVFLWGLTTFIGSYMKSYGWFLLFRAFVGIGEASYSTVAPTIISDLFVKDVRSKMLALFYFAIPVGSGLGYITGAKTAIAAGDWRWGLRVTPMLGVVAIIFLLTFIRDPIRGEREGGAHLTSTAWSTDLKALLKNPSFMLSTIGFTCVAFVTGALAWWAPTFLQLGFSLHPNGNKVNREDVAYTFGLIGMTSGLIGVPLGSFMAQRLRVRWPQADPLICAIGLLISVPLLFFACITVNTNSVLCYTLIFFGQLSLNLNWSIVADILMYVVIPTRRSTAAAFQILIAHAFGDAGSPYLIGLISEGLKTALRTEQSLNVQVKVPQEAEDTLVEFRSLQYALFLTMFVEVIGSLFFFFTALHIQKDKALVDLRIAVHELFSTLAVNG, from the exons ATGGCTGGTGAGGGCATTACTCCAAATATATTAACGTATGATTATCACATGGTAAACGCGGAGAATGCTCAAAACACATCCAGAGAAAGACGAATAAAAGGAACAATGCCGACGAATCTTAGGTCGATTAGTAGGAGTGACTGGACCACAGTCGGAGTGCTATGCTTCGTTAATCTTATTAATTACATGGACCGTTTCACGATCGCTG GAATCTTGACGGACATAAAAGATGAGTTCGGAATTGGGAACGACAAGTCCGGGCTACTGCAGACTGCATTTATTTTAACTTATATGGTGTTCGCACCATTGTTTGGGTATTTGGGGGATCGTTATAACAGGATGCTTATAATGACTGGTGGCGTGTTCTTATGGGGTTTGACCACGTTTATTGGCTCCTATATGAAG TCGTACGGATGGTTTCTCTTATTTAGAGCTTTTGTTGGAATAGGTGAAGCTAGTTATTCCACAGTTGCTCCGACAATAATAAGTGACTTATTCGTTAAAGATGTGAGATCTAAAATGCTCGCATTATTCTACTTTGCGATACCAGTGGGAAG CGGCTTAGGATACATAACAGGGGCTAAAACAGCGATAGCCGCCGGCGATTGGCGATGGGGTCTACGCGTCACCCCTATGTTAGGCGTAGtagcaattatttttttacttacgtttatAAGAGACCCTATTAGAGGAGAGAGGGAAGGCGGAGCTCACTTGACGAGCACTGCGTGGTCAACCGACTTGAAAGCCTTATTAAAGAA TCCAAGCTTTATGCTTTCTACCATTGGATTCACATGCGTGGCGTTTGTTACTGGCGCGCTGGCTTGGTGGGCTCCAACATTTTTGCAACTAGGATTCTCATTACATCCAAACGGGAACAAAGTGAATCGAGAGGA TGTTGCGTACACGTTTGGATTAATCGGAATGACATCCGGGCTAATAGGTGTACCATTAGGTTCATTCATGGCCCAGAGATTGAGAGTACGGTGGCCGCAGGCTGATCCTCTGATATGCGCCATAGGACTTTTGATTAGTGTGCCGTTATTGTTCTTTGCATGTATAACTGTCAATACAAACTCTGTTTTATGTTACACGTTAATATTCTTCGGGCAGTTATCGTTGAATTTAAATTGGTCTATCGTGGCAGACATACTGATG TACGTAGTGATACCTACAAGGAGGTCTACCGCTGCAGCTTTCCAGATACTTATCGCACATGCTTTCGGAGACGCGGGAAGTCCTTATCTCATTGGTTTG ATATCAGAGGGGCTGAAAACGGCTCTTCGTACAGAGCAGAGCTTAAACGTCCAGGTGAAAGTCCCTCAAGAAGCTGAAGACACGCTCGTCGAATTTCGCAGCCTGCAGTACGCGTTGTTCCTCACGATGTTCGTGGAAGTCATTGGGAGcctgttcttcttcttcaccGCGCTGCACATACAGAAGGATAAAGCGTTAGTCGATCTTAGGATCGCAG TGCATGAATTATTCTCAACGTTGGCGGTAAATGGATAA
- the LOC143371966 gene encoding pseudouridylate synthase TRUB2, mitochondrial has protein sequence MNFTMQKVQRHVNDARLLYKSLNGVFVIYKPSGIPFQLMRSTIISKLCKDLNNMYVRPPVQHVAILGSTNKDMKVIVHDSYADHPLVVGPRYQMNDFKLAATSIMSRDTCGVVVCGINYGNQFVQRIREAKCTRFYRVKGLLGQATDNYFHTGKIVERSTYARVKRGHIDKICSSMQSSHQRKMFELCGVDMQSQAAYELAVKGLLRPADPNIPLIYTIRCIDFSPPEFTLEIVSINENEMYLKTLIHDLGLQLHSTATCTQILCVQNGLFSIKHALLMKHWGIKGIVGSMQMCGRIIDENPGVLHQESSTLVEAQEVSSV, from the exons ATGAATTTTACAATGCAGAAAGTGCAGAGGCACGTAAACGATGCACGACTCTTGTATAAATCACTTAACGGTGTATTTGTCATTTACAAACCCTCGGGTATACCTTTCCAACTCATGAGGTCTACAATAATCTCCAAGTTATGCAAAG ATCTTAACAACATGTACGTGCGACCGCCAGTTCAGCATGTAGCCATTTTAGGCTCAACAAACAAAGATATGAAGGTTATTGTTCACGATAGTTACGCCGATCACCCATTGGTAGTAGGCCCTCGGTACCAAATGAACGACTTCAAACTTGCAGCCACGAGTATCATGAGTAGAGATACTTGCGGCGTAGTAGTTTGTGGGATCAACTACGGCAATCAATTCGTGCAAAGAATAAGAGAAGCTAAATGTACAAGGTTCTACAGAGTGAAAGGATTATTGGGCCAAGCGACAGACAATTATTTTCACACAGGGAAAATAGTGGAAAGATCTACGTACGCACGTGTGAAACGTGGTCATATAGACAAAATATGTAGTTCGATGCAGTCGTCTCACCAGAGAAAGATGTTCGA ATTGTGCGGAGTAGATATGCAAAGTCAAGCTGCGTATGAATTAGCAGTGAAGGGTTTGCTCAGACCCGCAGATCCTAATATTCCCTTAATATACACGATCCGGTGCATAGATTTCTCGCCTCCCGAATTCACATTAG AAATCGTTTCCATAAATGAGAATGAAATGTATCTAAAAACACTGATTCACGACCTAGGATTGCAACTTCATAGCACTGCTACTTGCACTCAAATACTCTGCGTGCAAAATGGTTTGTTTAGCATAAAACATGCATTGTTGATGAAACACTGGGGCATAAAAGGTATTGTGGGTAGCATGCAAATGTGTGGAAGGATCATTGACGAGAATCCAGGTGTGTTGCACCAGGAAAGCTCTACGTTAGTAGAAGCCCAGGAAGTTAGTAGTGTATAA
- the Drosha gene encoding ribonuclease 3 drosha: MANPPNAGQPYFWGTGVSQQQNMGYYSVPPPNFPPPNFRQPPPSYSMPVPALPQNKPANFVSPYHSMQTCYRNEVPNSYPKVPYQSQMKMPCNNQNYGVSGYSQSVTGNFNTNWNDRSAYQSSSSTEWNSKTCSSDWNKSQSKNSWYEPNKVQENGRKPVYEKYNDTKSKRSESRYRDRDRDRDRESSSGHSFSRKRSRSPESRSRSSRSPHRPRKSDSQRDRYSKYSKNRSCSRERSHTEDSSERRSSYRRNSSYVSRSQRSYASCRSRKRSRSQESYSSRATSPSNSSSNKKDPTERELLLEKYRQDYCATSKDMERKMDELSAMGPEGIMENARKVWTRTAPADLYYNRDESNANVMRATPKLLELCDLFKKVLLDRAEAARSLQPPYEPPPRKTRARLCRHKSEVCSSSSSDSDSSMDEDDRTMEELMAKKQHPQRLHPEMWFNDPGEMNDGPLCRCSAKSKRSGIRHGIYAGEGAINKCDLSSNNADKLYHYRITISPPTNFLTKTPTIIKHDEHEFIFEGFSMLSHFPLVKLPTCKVIRFNIEYTILYIDEKLPENFTIRELDYFQNYLFKEVLELVDFDLQAAQDKSGCGQFHFMPRFVRDLAENGQEILSMNEVLNYLIKSSKLLIDPTDLPRLVEMPQYRWQNFADEVKGMIVTYPGKKPCSVRVDQLDRSQADQPPGEIAYPEIVHFGIRPPQLSYAGNADYQKAWRDYVKFRHLLANMPKPSFEDKRKLEAKENKLQELRTQSKMKRDVTVDVTSDGFYRTGIMCDIVQHAMLIPVLVCHLRFHKSLDNLECTLGYEFKNRYLLQLALTHPSYRENFGTNPDHARNSLTNCGIRQPEYGDRRIHYMNTRKRGINTLINIMSRFGARTETESSIAHNERLEFLGDAVVEFLTSIHLFHMFPDLEEGGLATYRAAIVQNQHLAVLAKKLNLEEYMLYAHGSDLCHDLELRHAMANCFEALMGSLFLDGGIEVADRVFGETLFMDEENLSQVWVHYPKHPLQEQEPTGDRQWIPSFELLQKLTKFEESIGIEFTHIRLLARAFTDRSIGYTNLTLGSNQRLEFLGDTVLQLIVSEYLYKYFPEHHEGHLSLLRSSLVNNKTQAVVCDDLGMTQYAVYDNPKAELKTKDRADLLEAFLGALYVDKGLEYCHVFCDVCFFPRLQDFIMNQDWNDPKSKLQQCCLTLRTMDGGEPDIPVYKVIECKGPTNTRVYTVAVYFQGKRLAKASGHSIQEAEMNSAKEALEKSQDLFPQLDHQKRVIAKSMKMQQWPNKHKSRGRSMKPIDRHDDTDTGHRSKRSRSEA; the protein is encoded by the exons ATGGCAAATCCTCCGAACGCTGGCCAACCCTACTTCTGGGGTACAGGAGTTTCTCAGCAGCAAAATATGGGATACTATTCTGTGCCGCCGCCAAATTTTCCACCTCCAAACTTCAGGCAGCCACCACCATCTTACAGCATGCCTGTTCCTGCTTTACCACAGAACAAACCAGCCAATTTTGTTTCACCGTATCATTCTATGCAAACGTGTTATCGAAACGAAGTTCCAAATTCTTATCCCAAGGTTCCTTATCAGAGTCAGATGAAAATGCCCTGCAATAATCAAAATTATGGGGTTTCTGGGTATTCTCAATCGGTAACAggtaattttaatacaaattggAATGACAGAAGTGCATATCAGAGTAGCAGCAGTACAGAATGGAATTCTAAAACTTGTTCGTCCGATTGGAATAAGTCGCAAAGCAAAAATTCATGGTACGAACCGAATAAAGTACAAGAAAATGGCAGGAAGCCTGTATATGAAAAGTATAATGACACAAAGAGTAAAAGGTCAGAGTCGAGatacagagacagagacagagatagAGACAGAGAATCTTCCAGTGGTCACTCGTTCAGCAGAAAGCGCTCTAGAAGCCCTGAAAGTAGATCAAGATCCAGCAGATCGCCGCACAGACCGCGAAAAAGCGATTCCCAGAGAGATAGATATTCGAAATATAGCAAAAATAGATCATGTTCTAGGGAGCGTTCTCATACCGAAGACAGTTCTGAGAGAAGATCATCGTACAGAAGAAACAGTTCATATGTATCACGCTCGCAAAGGTCGTACGCGAGTTGCAGGAGCAGGAAAAGATCTAGATCTCAGGAATCTTATTCGTCTAGAGCTACTAGTCCAAGTAATAGTTCCTCCAATAAGAAGGATCCAACCGAGAGGGAGTTACtcttagaaaaatatag ACAGGATTATTGCGCTACGAGCAAAGATATGGAAAGAAAAATGGACGAATTATCTGCAATGGGACCTGAAGGTATCATGGAAAATGCAAGAAAAGTGTGGACGCGTACCGCGCCAGCAGATCTGTATTATAACAGAGACGAAAGCAATGCAAATGTAATGAGAGCCACACCTAAATTGCTCGAGTTATGCGATTTATTTAAGAAAGTATTACTGGATAGAGCCGAAGCTGCAAGATCTTTGCAG CCTCCCTATGAACCACCTCCAAGAAAAACTAGAGCTCGTTTGTGTAGGCACAAGTCAGAAGTTTGTAGCAGCTCTTCTTCCGATAGCGATAGTTCAATGGACGAAGATGATAGAACAATGGAAGAGTTAATGGCGAAGAAACAGCATCCACAAAGATTGCATCCTGAAATGTGGTTCAACGATCCCGGAGAA ATGAACGATGGCCCTTTATGTAGATGTAGCGCAAAATCAAAAAGGTCCGGGATTAGACATGGAATTTACGCTGGAGAAGGTGCAATAAACAAGTGCGATTTAAGTTCAAACAACGCCGATAAGTTATATCATTATCGAATAACAATTAGCCCGCCAACGAATTTCCTTACTAAAACGCCGACGATCATTAAGCACGACGAGCATGAATTTATATTTGAAGGATTCTCCATGCTTTCTCATTTCCCACTCGTAAAATTGCCGACTTGCAAAGTAATCAGATTCAACATAGAGTATACGATACTCTATATAGACGAAAAGTTGCCGGAGAATTTTACCATTCGAGAGCTGGATTATTTTC AAAATTACTTATTTAAGGAGGTATTAGAGCTTGTAGACTTTGATTTACAAGCAGCACAAGATAAATCCGGTTGCGGGCAGTTCCATTTTATGCCAAGATTCGTGCGTGACCTAGCTGAAAATGGACAAGAGATTTTATCCATGAACgaggttttaaattatttaataaaaagtaGTAAATTGTTAATAGATCCAACTGATCTACCTAGGTTAGTGGAGATGCCACAGTATAGATGGCAAAACTTTGCCGACGAAGTAAAAGGTATGATTGTTACGTACCCTGGGAAAAAGCCGTGCAGCGTACGTGTAGACCAATTGGACAGAAGTCAAGCCGATCAACCGCCTGGCGAAATCGCTTACCCCGAAATCGTGCATTTTGGAATTAGACCGCCGCAGCTTAGTTACGCGGGAAACGCGGA TTACCAAAAAGCATGGAGGGATTACGTGAAATTTCGACATTTATTGGCTAATATGCCGAAGCCGTCGTTCGAAGATAAGAGAAAGCTAGAAGCTAAGGAGAATAAACTCCAAGAGTTGAGAACCCAAAGTAAAATGAAGCGGGACGTTACCGTGGACGTCACTTCCGACGGATTTTATAGGACCGGAATCATGTGTGACATAGTGCAACATGCCATGCTAATTCCTGTACTTGTTTGCCACTTGAGATTTCATAAATCCTTGGATAACTTGGAATGCACGTTAGGCTACGAATTTAAGAATAGGTACCTTCTGCAATTAGCACTGACCCATCCGAGTTATCGCGAGAACTTCGGCACGAATCCAGACCACGCACGGAATTCTCTGACCAATTGCGGGATAAGGCAGCCCGAGTATGGCGATCGACGAATTCACTACATGAATACGCGGAAGCGCGGTATCAATACGCTGATTAATATAATGTCGAGATTCGGCGCGAGAACCGAGACGGAATCTTCAATAGCGCACAATGAAAGGTTGGAGTTCTTGGGAGACGCGGTGGTCGAGTTTCTCACGTCGATTCACTTGTTTCACATGTTCCCTGATTTGGAGGAAGGCGGCTTGGCTACTTACAGAGCCGCGATTGTTCAAAACCAACATCTGGCTGTGTTAGCAAAGAAATTGAACTTGGAGGAGTACATGCTGTACGCACATGGCAGCGACCTTTGTCACGATTTAGAGTTGAGACACGCAATGGCCAACTGTTTTGAGGCGCTGATGGGTTCGCTGTTTCTTGACGGAGGCATAGAAGTCGCCGACAGAGTTTTCGGGGAAACGCTTTTCATGGACGAGGAGAATCTTTCGCAAGTTTGGGTACACTATCCTAAGCACCCTTTGCAGGAGCAGGAACCAACGGGTGACAGGCAATGGATACCAAGCTTTGAGCTGTTGCAA AAATTAACGAAGTTCGAAGAATCGATTGGCATCGAGTTCactcacattcgtcttttagcAAGAGCCTTTACCGATCGCAGTATAGGATATACGAATTTAACATTAGGTTCGAACCAACGATTAGAATTTTTAGGAGACACTGTACTTCAACTTATAGTTTCGGAATATTTGTACAAATATTTCCCAGAACATCACGAAGGGCACTTATCG CTTTTGCGAAGCTctcttgtaaataataaaacgcAAGCCGTCGTGTGCGACGACTTAGGCATGACCCAGTATGCAGTTTACGATAATCCAAAAGCCGAGTTGAAAACGAAGGACAGAGCAGATTTACTGGAAGCGTTCCTAGGTGCCCTTTATGTCGATAAGGGCTTGGAGTACTGTCATGTCTTTTGTGACGTGTGCTTCTTTCCgcgcttacaagatttcattaTGAATCAAGACTGGAATGACCCGAAAAGCAAATTGCAACAATGCTGCCTAACGTTACGAACGATGGATGGCGGGGAACCCGATATTCCTGTATACAA AGTAATTGAGTGCAAAGGACCAACAAATACCAGAGTGTACACTGTTGCTGTATACTTCCAAGGAAAGCGACTAGCAAAGGCCTCGGGCCATAGCATTCAAGAAGCAGAAATGAATTCAGCTAAAGAAGCTTTAGAAAAGTCTCAAG ATTTGTTCCCGCAGCTGGACCATCAGAAGCGCGTAATAGCGAAGAGCATGAAAATGCAACAGTGGCCAAATAAACATAAATCGAGGGGTCGATCTATGAAACCTATAGATAGACACGATGATACCGATACCGGTCATCGTTCTAAAAGAAGTCGCAGTGAAGCATAA